The DNA region AGCAGGAGAAGAATAGGCTGCTGGCGAAGAGGGCCCAGGAAAATGCCGCCAGGGCAGCGAAAGACGAGCCTCCGCTACCGGACGACGATATTAATAAACTGATGAGACCTTTGCCCGTACCGCCAAGGCTGAATCCAATGATCGTTGCTGGACAGATTAATACGTACAGCGAACACATTTCACAATTCTGCGCTCAGAGTTTAGCGAAATTGTATATCACTCAGAGCCTTCAGAATGCCAAGGAGTCGAAGTCCTCGCATTGATAGCGGATTAAATgtaatttaaatgcttataacagtaaaattttgaaaaatagccTGTGGGCTTCAAAGTTTTGGAATTGCATCTCGAAATATAGACCCTTGACTATCTTCCCACGTGATACCTGCAATAATTTTGtttgtaattaattagttattaagagATTCTCGACGTGGTACAGTACTcggtttatttgaataattatcgAGTTTTTACaaacaatttatatatttttacgatTGCATCTGGAAATATAGAGCCTTGACTATCTTCCTACATGATATTTGCATTATCCTACTTGTAGTTCATTagttattttactattttcgtCGTAGAACTGATAGATaatgagatattcgcgaaaaaaaaatttttattcaacctTCTGTAACATTTTTAGCGGATGTCatatcgatggggacttttaacatattgtttaaaacgacgaaataaaggcccgtgtcaaaatgtagcttgctgggaattattccgtagatggcGTAAACAGATCTTAAAATCCTAATTTCACTTGACTATACGCGAAATTCATATTTCCCTCCTTGTCCCACAATTCCCCTCTCTTTCCGCCAACACCTCCAACATCCTCCACCGCTCCTGCTACAGGAAACCCAAATTCATCAACGTAACAAAACCAATTAAACAAGCCACGTATATTAACCCACAATCCAAACAAATTCTTAAAGCCCTCCCAACACTGACGAAGCAAAAACATTAGGATTAAACAATAAATCCCTACTTAAACACGAGTGTCTACCCTAGCTCCAGAACACACAGTCCCTAAAAAATTCAAACCACAGTAAACAACAAAGAAACCTTAAACAATTCCGAAGAATCATCACACCAGCATACAGAATATACGTATATTGCGTAAAAAGCAGAGCGTTGTTGCGGAGCTCGCAGCTGCAGCGCGGTATAGTGGAGCAATGGGGTTTTGCccggagcacggaaaatttttactgctccaaattttgtttattatttgaattttcttttattttataagagcagacgaatgaaatgtttttaaaaaataccaatTCTAAATTTCTCatcaatgaaaaaatattatattgcagggccgcgcagcccggtgttaaggaggtatagtactttctttgcccgaaaatgcattatttatgaatttttttctatataaaaaggaaaaactagaaagatggggtttgttgcaaataaaagatcACAGTTCgacagtattaaaagaatttttattaaaaaaaaaacaccctccCACCCTTCGCTATAAAGGTgagcaggagcggagcaaataaaaaattggtccgCTCCAATCCTCCGGTAAAAAGGCCTGCTCCGCTCGCGGCGGCATTTCGATATCCCGATGCCAGTCAAAGAGTTAATTCAGAGGCGGATCCTTGTCTTCAGTGACGGCTAATAATCACAGGTGCCCCGTGTCTCACCCCTAACCTAAAAGCATCTTCGCAGGTTCGAGCGGTGATCGTAGAACAAATTAATATTCCTTTTCATTTGTCAGGTCCGATATCGAGAATCTCCCTGCGTGCGATTAATAAGAAGCTGCCCTACGCGCAGAGCTCGCGGGTATATAATGCTGCGTGCCGCGGCCAGTGGCGGCACAGTCGTTGAGAATATCCATTTATGTGGCACGGGATCGCGCACACGTTAGAGCGCAAATACGTAAATGTCAGTCGTACGGCCGAGCGGGTCGGTGTAGGTATGTGACCGGTTGTAATCAAACAATTCGAAGCAGAGGGACGAAAAGTTGCCGTGCCGCCGGCCAGAGCTTTCGGGGAGGTCTGTTAGAGCACGTAGCCGCGATGGAGGGCCACCAGGTACGTAAACGTGTGTATCGAACGGACAAAAGGTATCCACGTACGTGCCGTCGCGAGCTTTAATCAACTACTCCGTGTTATGACTCACTCTTTCGCGCGCTGCCCGAAAAATAATCTCTTTGTGCTCGACAAAACAGGCTTCCCAAGGCCAGTGTCTATTCCCTTCTGCTCCCTTTTCAGGTAAGGGCGCTGTACGACTTCACAGGGGAGCCAGGCACAGCGGAGCTGTCCATCACAGCGGGAGAGGTGTTGAACGTGATGAGAGACAACGTGGGCGATGGATGGTGCGAGGGTTTCAATCAGGGCGGCAAGTCCGGACTGTTCCCAGCTGCCTACGTCCAACTCGTCGAGCCCAGCGGATCCGCGTCAAGTATATTTCAACCGAGAAGAATCGCCTCCGGAGCTGCGACTACCTGCGATCGTTTCTCTGTTCCAGACGCCATGACGTCCTCCCAGCAGAGCTCCGGGGATTACTGGGACGACGATTGGGACGACGACTCCGAGGTTGGCCAGACGCAGGCCTATGTTCCTCAGCAGCCGCAGAATACGATACAGTTGCATCAGCACAGCTCCGTCGACTACGGGGACACGGTCTCCGCGCAGGCTATTCATTCTGTGATACCCGAGAGACCTATACCTAATATACCAAAGAAGAACAATAAATTTTCTACGTTAATAAAGTCAGGCGACGATAGCTTTTTACTAGGAATGAAGGTAGCGAATGTTCCTGAGAACGAGAAGATATATATCGAGGAGGTCGAAGGAGGGCACTGCAGGTGGATCCCGAGGGGGGATCCTTACAATTGCGTGGTGACGTCTCCGAAGAAGGAATCAAAGTTAAAGGGCCTGAAGAGCTTTATAGTTTACCAGCTCACGCCTACGGTAAATCTTCTCGTTGCTGCTCGTAATTAgtgctgggactattcgaatacttaaatattcgaatacatcagtatacgaatagtattcgaatacatcagaatttgaatacttaaatattcgaatagtattcgaatacttggatattcgaattatattcgccaaataattaagcaactgaagtattcgaatattcgaatactgaaaaattcgacaaatagtcccagccctactcgtAATAAGTGGCGAAGGCGACTAGCGTTTAGTCTCCGTTGCAGTTCAACAACATTCAAGTATCGAGAAGATACAAGCACTTCGACTGGCTGCACGAGCGTTTGGAAGAGAAGTATTGCTTCATTCCTATCCCGCCGCTGCCGGACAAGCAGATTTCGGGAAGATACGAAGAGCAATTCATCGAGCATCGACGCACGCAGCTGCAGGAGTTCGTCGATTACGTCTGCAGGCATCCTGTGCTGGCCCGCAGCCGCGTCTGGGAGCACTTCATAACGTGCACGGACGAAAAGAGGTGGAAAGCTGGGAAAAGGCAGGCGGAGAAGGACGAGTTACTAGGTGTGAATTATTTCAATGCCGTCCAGTGTTCCGAGACACCCTTGGACGCCGTAAAGGTGGAAATTCAAACGGATGCGTTCAGCAGATTCATAAGCGGACTAGATCCAGTGGTTAAGAGCTTCATGGCTATGGCTGTGGATCAGACGAAGAAGAATCAAGTGCTCTATAAGAGGGAGTTTCAGAAGATCAGTCTGTCTTTCAGCTCGCTGAGCCACGCTCTGGAGGGCGACGACAGCAGCCGAGGGAAATTGACCTACGCGCTGAAAGTTACAGGCGACGCGTACTACGATATTGGAAAGTTGTACGAAGAGCAGCCTAAGTTCGATTGGGAGCCCCTCGCTGATAAGTTCCATATTTATAGAGGGATTATCAGTAGTTTCCCAGAGGTGATTAGTATACACAAGGTAATGAGCGGGGACGGCAGTAATTTGTCAGAATGTTCGCACAAACACatgctttctttttcttttttctttttgcgaCGAGTTTAGACGGCCGTGCAAAAGCGGAAAGATTGCGAAAAGCTAGTGAGCGAGCACAAAATGGAGCCGCAGCAATTGCGGGAGCTCTCCCATCGCACGGACGTGATTGCGCGGGCCCTTCACGCTGAGGAGACGCATTTTCAGGTGGAGCAAGAGATCCACATAACTCAGGCCATGAAAACCCATCTCACCGAGCAGATCACGTTTTACCAGAAGATTGTAGATAAATTGAGGGAGGCGCTGAGCGCGTACGAGGGCTAAGAGGTCTAATCTTTCTGCCGCGACTTAAGAATGGTTCCCGTTCGTAATATCTCGTTTCATATAATCCATAATCTCGAATCACGAGCTGTGTAAAGTAACCGACAGaacttaatttgtaatttaaaaacaCGGAACAATCGATTTCGGATACGTTATGTTTAATTATTGATAAGGAGCTGGTCGCAGAGGAATTACGTAAGTTGAATCAGAAGGGGCCAAATACAGTTTACTTTTGGACGTACCAAAAACTCACCACGCGTATATGCAGACatgcaaatatattttctatttatagTATTTTCTCATTGTCCGTTTCAGTTGTGTAAACGGGCGGTATTGGGACCCATTTGGCGGGAAATGCGATTTACTGGAATGGAGGAGGTAAAAAGTGTAATTTTCAGAGAGCAGACGATTAACGTGAACTAAACGGTATTATTAACGATGCATAGTAATATATAATACATGTTAATATCAATGTTAATCCTCCATGGCTGCtgctactttttaaaaattgagaaaactattttgtaatttatttcttttttcccccccatTGTGTACTGTATATTGATAAATCATTAACACGTAAATGTAACAATATTTGTAAATTTCCTACTTTCATCCATCGCGCGAGAACCGAGAACTGTTACAGTTATATATTTTGCCAGCTAGCGAATTATAAACTAAAGCATATCATTGTTAAtgcatttaaaagtaatttgtaTAAAACGGTAGCTTAATCTTAAGCACAAACGCactacaattttgtaaattgttATCCTTATTATTACCATCATTGCCACCATTATCATTCTCATCGACTATGTTCGCCTTTTCGTGCTGGAAAGGGGATTCCAATAAATGTGTATTAaattaaactgtaattattGTGTCACCGTTTAGTCTACAAGCATTGTAATGTCTTCCGTTACTCTCAGTCAGAGTTggccattattcgaataaatttttatcgaataaaatgcagttattcgggaataacgaataaattgtttttcgaatgatctcgaatcagaaattaaaatttttattcgaatgatctcaaatcagaattttcaatttttattcgaatgatctcgaatcagaattttcaatttttatttttgagcaTTATTTAAATGGCCTcgaataaataagaattttaaatttgaattcgaatgatctcgaatcagaatttaaaattttttaaaaattttatttgggtGATctcaaataagaatttaaatttttttgtacactattcgaataaaaatttaatttcgattaaaagtttttgcccaactctgctctcAGTAGCCTTACAACTTAACATAGCTAACGCAATTAGTTGCGAGAAGCAACTTGCCCTTATGCGACATAGAAATTAAATAAGTCATACATATGTTTTATTCGTCAACATTCCACAAAGTAGCACCACAattaagaaattggaaaagtttGTGAGCCTCGAAAGTTCTTCGTTCAACTCTTACAATTACAAGCCAGCTATACGGATAAAAATAGATTACTTTTATTAAGCAATGCGCACCATAAATCGGCTGTTGAATTGTATACACACTTTACAGAAACGTTTCATATATCGAACGCTTAAAGGAAATTAGATTTTTTAACTAGCTCTTCGCAGAGTACGAATATATTGGCACTGTAACCTATATCAATGCAATTCAGATTACTAAGATCCTTCTGTCATTAATACCTCTAGGAGCGCTCACCATCGCACTGTTTAATTTTACAGTAAGACGGGTCCAATACTTATTCCAACATGCACAAATTCAAGCGTAACAATTGCAAGGCTTATGCGATAAGAAAGTTACAATAGGAAGAAGTCGCTCCTGCGTCGATCGACAAATAGGAGCAATACGCTTAATTTATAGGCAACGATTAAAACATttctcttcctccgttctctctctctctttcactctcTTCCTCTTTCGCTCCATGCACACTCTATCAGTCTGGGCATTATATTGTTTCCTTGAATAAAATTGCGGTAACAAGTCGCCTTCATTGCTATTTAAAATCAGCTTATTTTTACATCACATTTGCAATGTTCCTGCCGATATGTATTCGTGTGGCACGGCCTCCTCTATTTCCTCTCTATTTCTCGAGTACAAGCTAAGCTTCGTTTgcctcttttattttttagaatcgTTAAATTACAAGCTCGTCGGTAATGTACAAACGTTAGCGCAGAAGACTGCTTATCAACGGACCCTTCTTAATCAGATGACACGATATTGGCAACGGGCAAACACAGAGACACACATTTACACATACACGAATTAATTGTTCGCAGGCTATGGCATTTAagtattcattttattaaaaaatctagTACATACAATTGAACATAGAAttaaaaggaaagaagaaattaTAACAATACATATCGAACGCGAAAGGATATTAGCATAACTGAACGGAATTAGGAACACTCAGTGGGGACGAAACCATATTACATAAATTCATCGAAGATTAATGGTCTGCCTAGGCGTATGCAATTTATCTCCGACACAATTGTTTACAGCTATATTTCGTTCAGATCTTCTGATTTCAGTTCCATCATCGTGTCATCCAAGGCACTTAAGAATGGTACGTTTCCTTGCGCAGCGAAAGGCCTTTCATCAATTTTTCGATTCAACTAATATACTGCGGCTACTTTTGACAGGGAATAAACGGTAATCATCGCGCTCGTCTTGATATTTCCATAAGTGTCTCGCTCTAGATTTACATTTCTTTCGGAGAACGATAACGGCTACCTTACAGttactaaaattattatcaatttcaaaattacagcGTTATATGAATCCCTTAACGTTCCTCTTCTCCCGCGGAATTTTTTACTATATGAATAGTGCCCGGTACACGGACGGATGTCTAATATGATAGCTCGAAGTGATTATCATATCTTGTCTTTTAGCGTAAagttagagagaaagagatagtaGCTTACGATAAAAAGAGTGCCCGCTCGATAAACGGCAATAATTCACTCTGCGCGAGTACGCGCGCCCGTCTTTCGATTCGTCGCGCGTAATTTGGAGATGCACGAGGCACGAGAAAACCCGCGAAATCTCGCGGATACAGTTTTTGCGTTCCAAGCTTCCGGGGCGTTCCAATAATCATTTAGCGCGTTCCGTTCCGATCGAAGTCCCTCCATCGTTAAACATTAACATTGTTTCGCTATCGGGTGTAACCGTAACATCATTATCACAAGATCGTGGTATTATTGCACTCGGCTGCaattattcataaaaaaataaagtaatacAACTGTGTACTTAAAGTATCCCTCGAAGCGTTCGTTGAAGTATTTGCTTGCAATTCAAATACCGTGTCGATTTTTCCACGTTACGATCGGATGCAAATATAAACAGCTGGATATTATTTCGGAATTTACGCGACGCCTGCCATGCACAAAGAAATGtcgaatacaaaaatatttctataaagTCTCTCTGAATGTATCGATGGCATTTAATTACACGCTTGGGAAAGGTGTGCGGCGACTAAATAATAGTACGTGTGCTAATCCAAAGCAGATGCTTCGGCAATTTAAGGAACGATCGAGCTGAATTTCTTAGTCGAATGCAAAAGAGGAAGAGGACCCGGTGAGAGCCTAACCGCATAATTCGCTGTTTATATTTGCGCCTTCTAAACAGACAACCGGGGAATCGTGTATATAATATGTACACTTTTCATCGAAGTCTCCGTGCAACATATCGATAAAAATATTAGAGCAATATACATTTTATGTATATGTTAAATCTAATTCAATAGATTAGAATATCTGATTAAGAAGTTCTTAGAGAAGTACTAATATCACTATGTAACAGAAAGAGTATACTGTGTACACACAATGTACATTTTTGTGATACAGTGCACTGTACATGGCTCGCTATAAACATTCGTGGTTTCgtcacaaaataaaatatatatgtgtgtgtatatatatatccttcAGTTGCAGATCGTAAAAACAAGTATCAACAGAAATCAGATCTTCAACAGCGGTCTCGCGAGACGCGATTCAAGATCGTTCACGTATTCGGGAGTACTCTGCGACAAGAAAAGCTCGTTG from Andrena cerasifolii isolate SP2316 chromosome 13, iyAndCera1_principal, whole genome shotgun sequence includes:
- the Sh3px1 gene encoding sorting nexin 33-like protein SH3PX1 isoform X2 encodes the protein MRDNVGDGWCEGFNQGGKSGLFPAAYVQLVEPSGSASNAMTSSQQSSGDYWDDDWDDDSEVGQTQAYVPQQPQNTIQLHQHSSVDYGDTVSAQAIHSVIPERPIPNIPKKNNKFSTLIKSGDDSFLLGMKVANVPENEKIYIEEVEGGHCRWIPRGDPYNCVVTSPKKESKLKGLKSFIVYQLTPTFNNIQVSRRYKHFDWLHERLEEKYCFIPIPPLPDKQISGRYEEQFIEHRRTQLQEFVDYVCRHPVLARSRVWEHFITCTDEKRWKAGKRQAEKDELLGVNYFNAVQCSETPLDAVKVEIQTDAFSRFISGLDPVVKSFMAMAVDQTKKNQVLYKREFQKISLSFSSLSHALEGDDSSRGKLTYALKVTGDAYYDIGKLYEEQPKFDWEPLADKFHIYRGIISSFPEVISIHKTAVQKRKDCEKLVSEHKMEPQQLRELSHRTDVIARALHAEETHFQVEQEIHITQAMKTHLTEQITFYQKIVDKLREALSAYEG
- the Sh3px1 gene encoding sorting nexin 33-like protein SH3PX1 isoform X1 produces the protein MEGHQVRALYDFTGEPGTAELSITAGEVLNVMRDNVGDGWCEGFNQGGKSGLFPAAYVQLVEPSGSASNAMTSSQQSSGDYWDDDWDDDSEVGQTQAYVPQQPQNTIQLHQHSSVDYGDTVSAQAIHSVIPERPIPNIPKKNNKFSTLIKSGDDSFLLGMKVANVPENEKIYIEEVEGGHCRWIPRGDPYNCVVTSPKKESKLKGLKSFIVYQLTPTFNNIQVSRRYKHFDWLHERLEEKYCFIPIPPLPDKQISGRYEEQFIEHRRTQLQEFVDYVCRHPVLARSRVWEHFITCTDEKRWKAGKRQAEKDELLGVNYFNAVQCSETPLDAVKVEIQTDAFSRFISGLDPVVKSFMAMAVDQTKKNQVLYKREFQKISLSFSSLSHALEGDDSSRGKLTYALKVTGDAYYDIGKLYEEQPKFDWEPLADKFHIYRGIISSFPEVISIHKTAVQKRKDCEKLVSEHKMEPQQLRELSHRTDVIARALHAEETHFQVEQEIHITQAMKTHLTEQITFYQKIVDKLREALSAYEG